CTTTTCTGAAGAACTCGACTGCTCTCTTTCCGAAATTATGCTCTTCCTTGCAAGGTAAGAAATAAACTTAAGAAGAAAAGAAGGTTTTTCCTTTCTCATAATCCGGTTTCTTCTGAACCGGCACCATCTCAAATGCAGGTAGAGAGAACCGAGGTTTCGTATTATACCCCCGTTTCTCCCTATGTTACTGGCAGAAGGGAGAAGTGTAAATCCAGTCCCGCTATTCTGAAGGCTCCCAGACGAACTTTCCGCTCTTGTCAATAAACCCACACTTGCCGCCAATCATGACCGCTGCCAGCCCTTCGGAGAAGCTCCAGGCGAAGGCGAACTGCGGGCTGATGACAGGTTTTCCGGTCTTGTCAATCTACCCACACTTGAAGTCAATCATGACCGCTGCCAGCCCTTCGGAGAAGGCCGAGGCGAAGGCGAACTGCGGGCTGATGACAAGGTTTCCAGTTTTGTCAATATATCCCAACTTGTCGCCAATCTGGACCACTGCCAGCCCTTCCGAGAAGCTCCAGGCGTCGTCGAACTGCGGGTTGATGACAAGGTTTCCGGTCTTGTCAATATACCCCCACTTGTCCTTGACTTTAACGGGAAACAGACCGGCATGCCCTTTTTTTGGCTTCGCGGTGGGTGCTTTTGACTGCTGGCCGCAGGAAATTAGCGCAAGCAATGAGATAAAAGTTACGAAACCCTGTTTCATTTATATTCCTCCTTTTATCTGTCCAGCGTTGTTAATGGTGAGCAATTTTCTACTAAAAATGATCCCAACCATTGGGATATATTGTAACCGAATCTATCATGGTCTCAAGCGCGAGCAGACTGTCATAGTAACATCAGTTCAATCGGCTCAAGGCAACCTTTGCGAGGGTTTACCTTGAGACCAAGGGTTTCAAGGGTTAGGGCACCGATAAGCGATTTGTCGCCCGCCTCACCAAAGATTACCTCTGCGGCACCTTCGCGACCGTTATAATAGAATATCACCACGCCCACATCCCGTTCAACCTTTTCGCCATTGGCGAGCACAAACCTGCGCCGCCGGCGCCGTTCAACGCCAAGTTTCTCTAATACCCTTGCTGGAATCACACTTAAACTGGCACCCGTATCAACCAACGCCTTGTGGGTCACCCCATCCTTACCAGAAAGAGGTTTCACCTTCATCTTTACACTAAAAAGCCCCATAATCAATCCTTTTACCCAAATATTTTATTGGCTAATCCCATTCTGTCAAGCGCAAGTAGCAAGGAAATTGCTAACGCACGGTAATCAGGTTCTTAATCTGCTCAAACCTTTTCGGTCCGATGCCGCGGACATTCATAATCTCCTCAATGGAGTTGAACCTGCCCTGGGTTTTCCGATAGTCAATGATACGCTGGGCGGTCTTTGGTCCGATTCCCGGCAACTGGCAGAGGAGTTCAAGGGTGGCGGTGTTGATGTTGATTAGACCTGGAGCCTCTTTGGGGAGCAATCCGGGTGTTGCCAAATACAGTTTCGGCTGCGGGACTGATCCAACCCTTTTCTCCTTTTCCGCATAGTTGAGCCAGAAGCGGGTGAGATTGTCAGGCAAAGCCCTGCCGCTCACCTCTAAACCGGTGCGCTCAAGCCAGTTCTCGGTTGTCACAACCCGGTAAAATCCCCTTTTTCTCTCCCTTAACCTGAACCTTACCACCTCAAAAAGCCTTGGCCATAAAAGGGTGTCACCGGTGATAAACAAATCTGCACCGGCAACTGCAGGGCAGGGAAAGCCCTTGTCCATCTCCGCCGGCACCAGAGCCATTGCCAGCAGACTTTCCGGCAAATAGATGAGCCTTAACCGCTCCTGATAGGGAACCGAGTTGAACAAATCCCTTCTTGTCAGCGCACCTTTTGTTAGACCCGCCTCAACTACACTTAGGGGCAGAATCGCAATATCAGCACCGGTCTCCTGCCGCAACCCTTCACAGATAACTAATGCCAATTTCAGTTTGCCCGCCTCATCAGGGAAAAACTCCTCATCGGCAAATGCCACAATTGTGTCATACCCTTTAACAAGCAGCGCCTTTAGTACCGAATCCGGCTCATCCTCAGGCAGGACATTCAAAACCTGCGCCTCAACCGCATACACCCGGCGCTCAGTTTTATGAAAAAGGATGTCGGCAACACCAACCCTCTGCCCGTAAACACCGCCAACAACCACCGCTGCCTTGCCAGATTTGGGCAACTGGCTCTCAACCCGTTCACCTTCACCCTTGCAGATGATTAGGTTAACCTCAGGAACGCTTTCGGCAATCACCCGCCCCTCTCCTGAACCGATATGACCCAAAACCAAAATCACCTCGGCGGATTCGGCCTTAACCGCAGGCAGAAGTTTCTGCACCTGCTTTAACGGCTCATCAACAACAACACCCGCAACAAACCTTTTCTGATTGAGTGAGGTGATTTCCTTATCCATCAGTCCAATCACACCAACCTTCACACCCCTCACATCCTTAACTATATAAGGTCGGAAAATCGGGGACTGGCGGTTCAA
The nucleotide sequence above comes from candidate division WOR-3 bacterium. Encoded proteins:
- a CDS encoding WG repeat-containing protein produces the protein MDKTGKPVISPQFAFAWSFSEGLAAVMIGGKCGFIDKSGKFVWEPSE
- a CDS encoding WG repeat-containing protein, with product MKQGFVTFISLLALISCGQQSKAPTAKPKKGHAGLFPVKVKDKWGYIDKTGNLVINPQFDDAWSFSEGLAVVQIGDKLGYIDKTGNLVISPQFAFASAFSEGLAAVMIDFKCG
- a CDS encoding aspartyl protease family protein, which codes for MGLFSVKMKVKPLSGKDGVTHKALVDTGASLSVIPARVLEKLGVERRRRRRFVLANGEKVERDVGVVIFYYNGREGAAEVIFGEAGDKSLIGALTLETLGLKVNPRKGCLEPIELMLL
- a CDS encoding helix-hairpin-helix domain-containing protein, yielding MSLLLFFLLLPHSGNKADFAVVRVIWTSDLHGQLLPTPDFASGGLPRRKLGGYNRLARLIQEERTQATLILDNGDFAFGSPEGDSSQGRVMIGLFNRLGYDAVVLGARDFKDGLVNIELLARAAGFPILADPMLNVLLNRQSPIFRPYIVKDVRGVKVGVIGLMDKEITSLNQKRFVAGVVVDEPLKQVQKLLPAVKAESAEVILVLGHIGSGEGRVIAESVPEVNLIICKGEGERVESQLPKSGKAAVVVGGVYGQRVGVADILFHKTERRVYAVEAQVLNVLPEDEPDSVLKALLVKGYDTIVAFADEEFFPDEAGKLKLALVICEGLRQETGADIAILPLSVVEAGLTKGALTRRDLFNSVPYQERLRLIYLPESLLAMALVPAEMDKGFPCPAVAGADLFITGDTLLWPRLFEVVRFRLRERKRGFYRVVTTENWLERTGLEVSGRALPDNLTRFWLNYAEKEKRVGSVPQPKLYLATPGLLPKEAPGLININTATLELLCQLPGIGPKTAQRIIDYRKTQGRFNSIEEIMNVRGIGPKRFEQIKNLITVR